One Ciconia boyciana chromosome 9, ASM3463844v1, whole genome shotgun sequence genomic window carries:
- the C9H19orf12 gene encoding protein C19orf12 homolog has translation MPVNINDVMQLFCHLCEKKGIKAAVKHSGRGALVVGATAFVGGLMGGPPGVAVGGAVGGLLGAWMSAGQFKPVAQILLELPPAEQQKLYDEAIGILRCLDWTDIVQLTALVMGNASLQHELIAVLRNYFTNELRADIQCGE, from the exons ATGCCTGTCAATATTAATGATGTGATGCAACTGTTCTGCCATCTCTGTGAGAAGAAGGGGATAAAAGCTGCTGTCAAACACTCTGGTCGAGGAGCACTGGTGGTGGGTGCAACAGCATTTGTTGGGGGTCTGATGGGAGGTCCACCTGGAGTCGCTGTAG GAGGAGCAGTTGGTGGATTGCTTGGTGCCTGGATGTCTGCTGGACAGTTCAAGCCAGTCGCTCAGATTTTATTGGAATTGcctcctgctgagcagcagaaacTCTATGATGAAGCCATTGGTATTCTCAGGTGCTTAGACTGGACTGATATTGTTCAGCTGACTGCTCTTGTAATGGGAAATGCTAGTCTCCAGCACGAGTTGATAGCAGTGCTGAGAAATTACTTCACCAATGAGCTAAGAGCAGATATACAGTGTGGAGAATAA